From Campylobacter upsaliensis, the proteins below share one genomic window:
- a CDS encoding fumarate reductase flavoprotein subunit: MNIQYSDALVIGGGLAGLRAAIEVAKSGQSVTLLSICPVKRSHSAAVQGGMQASLGNGAKGEGDNEDLHFADTVKGSDWGCDQEVARMFAQTAPKAVRELAAWGVPWTRVTKGPRTVVINAQKTVIEEKEEAHGLINARDFGGTKKWRTCYIADATGHCMLYGVANEAIKHQVKVIDRMEAVRIIHDGKKCLGVIARDLTNGQLIAYIARGTMIATGGYGRIYKQTTNAVICEGTGAAIALETGLCRLSNMEAVQFHPTPIVPSGILLTEGCRGDGGILRDVDGYRFMPDYEPEKKELASRDVVSRRMMEHIRKGKGVKSPYGDHLWLDISILGRAHVEKNLRDVQDICKTFNGIDPADEGPKGWAPVLPMQHYSMGGIRTKPTGESQWLDGLFACGEAACWDMHGFNRLGGNSCAETVVAGMIVGDYFADYCKNNGEVVDTNVVKDFLSKEYQYLKSLVDKEGQNDVFEIKNRMKEVMWDKVAIFRTGEGLKEAVNELEELYKKSLNVKVHCKELNAANPELEEAYRVPRMLKIALCVAYGALLRTESRGAHYREDYPKRDDLNWMKRTLTYWVDGETLPKVEYDELDIMKMEMPPAFRGYGAKGNIIENPLSEKRQAEVDAIREKMESEGKGRYEIQNALMPYELQAKYKAPNQRIGVDYE; the protein is encoded by the coding sequence ATGAATATACAATATAGTGATGCTTTAGTAATAGGCGGCGGTCTAGCAGGACTTAGGGCAGCCATTGAAGTGGCAAAAAGTGGGCAAAGCGTTACGCTTTTAAGTATTTGTCCTGTGAAGCGTTCCCACTCAGCAGCCGTGCAAGGTGGTATGCAAGCAAGTCTTGGAAATGGTGCTAAGGGTGAGGGAGATAATGAGGATTTACACTTTGCAGATACCGTAAAAGGCTCTGATTGGGGGTGCGATCAAGAGGTTGCAAGAATGTTTGCTCAAACTGCACCAAAGGCTGTTAGGGAACTTGCGGCTTGGGGTGTGCCTTGGACTAGAGTTACTAAGGGTCCTAGAACGGTAGTTATCAACGCACAAAAAACCGTGATTGAAGAAAAAGAAGAGGCACACGGACTTATTAACGCAAGGGATTTTGGGGGAACGAAAAAATGGCGAACCTGTTATATCGCCGATGCGACAGGGCATTGTATGCTTTATGGTGTAGCAAATGAAGCGATTAAGCATCAAGTTAAAGTTATTGATAGAATGGAAGCAGTGCGTATCATTCACGATGGTAAAAAATGTTTAGGCGTGATTGCTAGAGATTTAACAAATGGGCAACTTATCGCTTATATAGCGAGAGGAACGATGATAGCCACGGGAGGTTATGGTCGAATTTATAAACAAACAACCAATGCGGTCATTTGTGAGGGAACAGGTGCTGCTATCGCCCTTGAAACTGGACTTTGCAGACTTTCTAATATGGAAGCCGTGCAGTTTCACCCAACTCCTATTGTGCCAAGCGGAATTTTGCTGACTGAAGGTTGTCGTGGTGATGGTGGGATTTTGCGTGATGTGGATGGTTACCGCTTTATGCCTGATTATGAGCCAGAAAAAAAAGAACTTGCTAGCCGTGATGTTGTGAGTCGTAGAATGATGGAGCATATTCGTAAGGGTAAGGGTGTGAAAAGTCCTTATGGAGATCATTTGTGGCTTGATATTTCTATTTTGGGTAGAGCACATGTTGAAAAGAATTTGCGTGATGTGCAAGATATTTGCAAAACTTTCAATGGTATCGACCCAGCTGATGAGGGTCCTAAAGGATGGGCGCCTGTGCTTCCTATGCAACACTATTCAATGGGCGGGATTCGCACTAAGCCAACAGGAGAAAGTCAGTGGCTAGATGGACTTTTTGCTTGTGGTGAAGCAGCTTGCTGGGATATGCATGGTTTTAATCGTTTGGGCGGAAATTCTTGTGCTGAAACCGTTGTAGCAGGTATGATAGTGGGCGATTATTTTGCGGATTATTGTAAAAATAATGGTGAAGTTGTAGATACTAATGTTGTAAAAGATTTTTTAAGTAAAGAATATCAATATCTTAAATCTTTAGTGGATAAAGAGGGACAAAATGATGTTTTTGAAATTAAAAATAGAATGAAAGAGGTAATGTGGGATAAGGTTGCCATTTTTAGAACGGGCGAGGGCTTAAAAGAAGCCGTTAATGAGCTTGAAGAGCTTTATAAAAAATCTTTAAATGTTAAAGTGCATTGTAAAGAATTAAATGCGGCAAATCCTGAGCTTGAAGAAGCTTATAGGGTGCCTAGAATGCTTAAAATCGCTCTTTGCGTTGCTTATGGTGCGCTTTTAAGAACGGAAAGTCGTGGAGCGCATTATAGAGAAGATTATCCAAAAAGAGATGATTTAAATTGGATGAAAAGAACGCTGACTTACTGGGTTGATGGTGAAACCTTACCAAAAGTAGAGTATGATGAGCTTGACATTATGAAAATGGAAATGCCACCAGCCTTTAGGGGATATGGGGCTAAAGGTAATATCATCGAAAATCCATTGAGTGAAAAGCGTCAAGCTGAAGTTGATGCGATTCGCGAAAAAATGGAAAGCGAGGGTAAGGGTCGTTATGAAATTCAAAATGCTTTAATGCCTTATGAGCTTCAAGCCAAATATAAAGCACCAAATCAAAGAATAGGAGTGGATTATGAGTAG
- a CDS encoding fumarate reductase iron-sulfur subunit: protein MSRKLTIKAFKYNPLSKISKPHFVTYELEETPFMTVFVCLTQIREKMDADLSFDFVCRAGICGSCAMMINGVPKLACKTLTKDYPDGVIELMPMPAFRHIKDLSVNTGEWFEDMCKRVESWVHNEKETDISKIEERIEPEVADETFELDRCIECGICVASCATKLMRPNFIAATGLLRTARYLQDPHDHRSVEDFYELVGDDDGVFGCMSLLACEDNCPKELPLQSKIAYMRRQLVAQKCK, encoded by the coding sequence ATGAGTAGGAAATTAACAATAAAGGCGTTTAAATATAACCCTTTAAGCAAAATTTCAAAGCCGCATTTTGTAACTTATGAGCTTGAGGAAACTCCTTTTATGACGGTTTTTGTATGCTTGACACAAATACGCGAAAAAATGGATGCGGATTTGAGCTTTGACTTTGTTTGTCGTGCAGGGATTTGTGGAAGTTGCGCGATGATGATTAATGGAGTTCCAAAACTTGCTTGCAAAACTTTAACTAAGGATTATCCAGATGGCGTAATTGAGCTTATGCCTATGCCAGCGTTTAGACACATTAAGGATTTAAGTGTCAATACGGGCGAGTGGTTTGAGGATATGTGTAAAAGAGTGGAAAGTTGGGTGCATAATGAAAAAGAAACTGATATTTCCAAAATTGAAGAACGCATTGAGCCTGAAGTAGCTGATGAGACTTTTGAGCTAGATCGTTGTATTGAGTGTGGAATTTGTGTAGCTTCGTGTGCGACTAAATTAATGCGTCCTAATTTCATCGCAGCGACAGGGCTTCTTCGCACTGCAAGATACTTGCAAGATCCACACGATCACAGAAGCGTAGAGGATTTTTACGAGCTTGTGGGTGATGATGATGGAGTTTTTGGCTGTATGTCTTTGCTTGCTTGTGAGGATAATTGCCCTAAGGAATTGCCTTTACAAAGTAAAATAGCCTATATGAGAAGACAACTTGTTGCACAAAAATGTAAATAA